A single genomic interval of Pseudomonas sp. FeN3W harbors:
- the xdhA gene encoding xanthine dehydrogenase small subunit: MIQFLLNRELRSERALDPNTTVLQYLREHRGKTGTKEGCASGDCGACTVVVGELVGDRLRYRTLNSCLTFISALHGKQLISVEDLKDQGRLHSVQQAMVDCHGSQCGFCTPGFVMSLFALQKNAGAVTEYDPHQTHEALAGNLCRCTGYRPILEAAEQACCNPEPDQFDAREAETIAQLKAIVPREMAELSDGDKRCLSPLTVAELAEVYAANPDARLLAGGTDLALEVTQFHRELPVMIHVGQIAEMKQVQLTDNHVEIGAAAPLTDCYAALADEYPDFGELLQRFASLQIRNQGTLGGNIGNASPIGDSPPLLIALGAEVVLRKGASSRTLPLEDYFIDYKVTARQPGEFIEKVRVPRATPDRLFRAYKVSKRLDDDISAVCAAFDLKIADGLVAEARVAFGGMAAIPKRAAACEATLNGAPWNQQTVEAACDALAEDFTPLTDFRASREYRLLVAQNLLRKCFLEQQAPKTETRVTAYV; this comes from the coding sequence TTGATCCAGTTTCTCCTCAATCGAGAATTGCGCAGCGAACGCGCACTCGATCCCAACACCACGGTGCTGCAATATCTGCGCGAACACCGTGGCAAGACCGGAACCAAGGAAGGCTGCGCCTCCGGTGACTGTGGCGCCTGTACCGTGGTGGTCGGCGAACTGGTGGGCGACCGCCTGCGCTATCGCACCCTCAACTCGTGCCTGACCTTCATCTCCGCGCTGCACGGCAAGCAGCTGATCAGCGTCGAAGACCTCAAGGACCAGGGCCGGCTGCACAGCGTTCAGCAGGCCATGGTCGACTGCCACGGTTCGCAATGCGGCTTCTGCACGCCCGGCTTCGTCATGAGCCTGTTCGCCCTGCAGAAGAACGCCGGCGCGGTCACCGAATACGACCCGCACCAGACCCACGAAGCCTTGGCCGGCAACCTCTGCCGCTGCACCGGCTACCGGCCGATCCTCGAAGCCGCCGAGCAGGCCTGCTGCAACCCTGAGCCGGACCAGTTCGATGCCCGCGAAGCCGAGACCATCGCCCAGCTCAAGGCTATCGTTCCGCGTGAAATGGCCGAGCTCAGCGACGGCGACAAGCGCTGCCTGTCGCCGCTGACCGTCGCCGAACTGGCCGAGGTCTACGCCGCGAATCCCGACGCTCGACTGCTCGCCGGAGGCACCGACCTGGCGCTGGAGGTCACCCAGTTCCATCGCGAGCTGCCGGTGATGATCCATGTCGGCCAGATCGCCGAGATGAAGCAGGTCCAGCTCACCGACAACCACGTCGAGATCGGCGCCGCCGCACCGCTGACCGACTGCTATGCCGCGCTGGCCGACGAATATCCGGATTTCGGCGAACTGCTGCAGCGCTTCGCCTCGCTGCAGATCCGCAACCAGGGCACGCTTGGCGGCAATATCGGTAATGCCTCGCCGATCGGCGACTCGCCGCCGCTGCTGATAGCCCTGGGTGCCGAAGTTGTCCTGCGCAAGGGCGCCAGCAGCCGCACCCTGCCGCTCGAGGATTACTTCATCGATTACAAGGTCACCGCGCGCCAGCCCGGAGAATTCATCGAAAAAGTACGAGTGCCGCGCGCCACACCGGATCGCCTGTTCCGCGCCTACAAGGTTTCCAAGCGACTGGACGACGACATTTCCGCTGTCTGCGCGGCCTTCGACCTGAAGATCGCCGACGGCCTGGTCGCCGAGGCCCGGGTCGCCTTTGGCGGCATGGCGGCGATCCCCAAGCGCGCCGCGGCCTGCGAGGCGACCCTGAACGGCGCGCCGTGGAACCAGCAGACCGTGGAGGCCGCCTGCGATGCGCTGGCCGAAGACTTCACCCCGCTGACCGACTTCCGTGCCAGCCGCGAATACCGCCTGCTGGTCGCACAGAATCTGCTACGCAAATGCTTCCTCGAACAACAAGCACCGAAGACCGAGACGAGGGTGACCGCTTATGTCTAA
- a CDS encoding GIY-YIG nuclease family protein — translation MTEVQPKPWFVYLVRAANGALYCGISDDAQRRFAEHQRGRGARFFHSSPAQALVYVEACASKGDALRREIAIKRLDKRAKERLVSMVGPVA, via the coding sequence ATGACCGAGGTCCAGCCCAAGCCCTGGTTCGTCTATCTGGTGCGCGCCGCCAACGGTGCCCTGTACTGCGGTATCAGCGACGATGCGCAGCGGCGTTTCGCCGAGCACCAGCGCGGGCGCGGCGCGCGTTTCTTTCACTCCAGTCCGGCGCAGGCGCTGGTCTATGTCGAGGCTTGCGCCAGCAAGGGCGATGCATTGCGCCGCGAGATCGCCATCAAGCGACTGGACAAGCGTGCCAAGGAACGTCTGGTGAGCATGGTCGGCCCCGTTGCGTGA
- a CDS encoding SDR family oxidoreductase — MQKTALIIGASRGLGLGLAKQFCAAGWQVIATVRNPQHAEALSQIPQVRIETLDMDDAGSVDQLASRLAGIRLDLLFVNAGVAGPQGKPATQATQAEVGQLFFTNAVAPVRLAERLLPLVDPTQGVIVFMSSILGSVETGPGMGMDLYGASKAALNHMTRTFVAGLGETRLTVLSMHPGWVKTDMGGDQAPLDVETSTRGMLEQVTQAIGQGGHRYLDYQGNPLPW; from the coding sequence ATGCAAAAAACCGCACTCATCATCGGCGCTTCCCGCGGTCTGGGCCTCGGCCTGGCGAAACAATTCTGCGCCGCAGGCTGGCAGGTGATCGCCACGGTACGCAACCCGCAGCACGCCGAAGCCCTCAGCCAGATACCGCAGGTGCGCATCGAAACGCTGGATATGGACGATGCAGGCAGCGTAGATCAGCTGGCCAGCCGCCTGGCCGGCATCAGGCTCGACCTGTTGTTCGTCAATGCCGGCGTCGCCGGTCCGCAGGGCAAACCGGCCACGCAAGCCACTCAAGCGGAAGTCGGCCAGCTGTTCTTCACCAATGCCGTCGCGCCGGTGCGGCTGGCCGAGCGGCTGCTGCCGCTGGTCGATCCTACGCAGGGCGTGATCGTCTTTATGAGCTCGATCCTCGGCAGCGTCGAAACCGGTCCGGGCATGGGCATGGACCTGTACGGCGCGAGCAAGGCCGCGCTGAATCACATGACCCGCACCTTCGTCGCCGGGCTGGGCGAGACCCGGCTGACCGTGCTGTCGATGCATCCCGGCTGGGTCAAGACCGACATGGGCGGCGACCAGGCTCCACTGGATGTCGAGACCAGCACGCGCGGTATGCTCGAGCAGGTTACCCAGGCTATTGGACAGGGCGGACATCGATATCTGGATTACCAGGGCAATCCGTTGCCCTGGTAA
- a CDS encoding 8-oxoguanine deaminase, which produces MAAHRIWIKHPLALFTANDQKAPGGLVIEDGVITELLAAGASPAQPVDETFDAREHVVLPGLVNTHHHFYQTLTRAWGPVVNEPLFNWLLTLYPVWARLTPEALQLASKVALAELLLSGCTTAADHHYLFPGGLEDAIDIQVGAVRELGMRAMLTRGSMNLSKDDGGLPCKSVVQDAETILADSERLIDRYHERGDGAQIQIALAPCSPFSVTTDIMRTCAELAEARDVRLHTHLAETLDEQEFCAKRFGMRTVDYLQSVGWLGPRTWLAHGIHFNQVEIHRLGAAGVGICHCPSSNMRLASGICHTLELEDKGAIIGLGVDGSASNDASNMMLEARQALFIGRLRYGAEKITPEKVLGWATRGSARLLGRSDIGELAVGKQADLALFRLDELRFSGSHDPIAALLLCAADRADRVMVGGKWRVIDGQVEGLDVQGLIADHQQAARQLVNG; this is translated from the coding sequence ATGGCTGCTCATCGAATCTGGATCAAGCATCCCCTCGCCCTCTTCACCGCCAACGACCAGAAAGCCCCAGGCGGGCTGGTGATCGAAGACGGTGTCATCACCGAACTCCTTGCCGCCGGCGCCTCGCCCGCGCAGCCGGTGGACGAGACCTTCGACGCACGTGAACACGTGGTGTTGCCGGGCCTGGTCAACACCCATCACCACTTCTACCAGACCCTCACCCGCGCCTGGGGCCCGGTGGTCAACGAGCCGCTGTTCAACTGGCTGCTGACCCTCTACCCGGTCTGGGCGCGGCTGACACCGGAGGCGTTGCAGCTGGCGAGCAAGGTGGCGCTGGCTGAGCTGCTGTTATCCGGCTGCACCACGGCAGCGGATCACCACTACCTGTTTCCGGGCGGGCTCGAGGACGCCATCGATATCCAGGTCGGAGCGGTCCGCGAGCTGGGCATGCGCGCCATGCTCACCCGCGGTTCGATGAACCTGTCCAAGGACGATGGCGGCCTGCCGTGCAAGAGCGTGGTGCAGGACGCCGAGACCATCCTCGCCGACAGCGAGCGGCTGATCGACCGCTACCACGAGCGCGGCGACGGCGCGCAGATCCAGATCGCCCTGGCGCCCTGCTCGCCGTTCTCGGTCACCACCGACATCATGCGCACCTGCGCGGAGCTGGCCGAAGCGCGCGACGTGCGTCTGCATACGCACCTGGCCGAGACCCTGGACGAACAGGAGTTCTGCGCGAAGCGCTTCGGCATGCGCACCGTGGACTACCTGCAGAGCGTCGGCTGGCTCGGCCCGCGTACCTGGCTGGCCCATGGCATCCATTTCAACCAGGTGGAAATTCACCGCCTGGGTGCAGCCGGTGTGGGCATCTGCCATTGCCCGAGCTCCAACATGCGTCTGGCCTCGGGCATCTGCCACACGCTCGAGCTCGAGGACAAGGGCGCCATCATCGGCCTGGGCGTCGACGGCTCGGCCTCCAACGACGCCTCCAACATGATGCTCGAGGCGCGCCAGGCGCTGTTCATCGGGCGCCTGCGCTACGGCGCCGAGAAGATCACCCCAGAGAAGGTGCTGGGCTGGGCGACCCGCGGCTCCGCGCGGCTGCTCGGGCGCAGCGACATCGGCGAGCTGGCGGTCGGCAAGCAGGCCGACCTGGCCCTCTTCAGACTCGATGAGCTACGTTTTTCCGGCAGCCACGATCCCATCGCCGCACTCCTGCTGTGTGCCGCCGACCGTGCCGACCGGGTGATGGTCGGCGGCAAATGGCGCGTCATCGACGGTCAGGTCGAAGGCCTCGACGTGCAGGGACTGATCGCCGATCACCAGCAGGCGGCCCGGCAACTGGTAAACGGCTAA
- a CDS encoding HAD-IC family P-type ATPase, which yields MPDQQTQSNRWHARQSDEVLLELESSSAGLSHEQAQQRLLQYGPNRLDEAKPASVWQRLLRHLNNLLLYVLMAAALVTGLMGHLVDTFVILAVVVVNVVIGFVQEGKAEKALQAIRHLLAPHAVVLRDGRQQDLDAAELVPGDVVLLASGDSLPADVRLLQARNLRIDEAALTGESVPVDKQVEAVADDASIGDRLCMGYAGTLVTQGQARALVVATGAATEIGRIGTMLESVEQGTTPLLRKMSDFGRALTAVILAAGVLLFLFGTLVRGMGAGEMFMAAVGLSVAAIPEGLPAIMTITLAIGVQRMASRNAVIRRLPAVETLGSVTVICSDKTGTLTRNEMTVQEVICAGQALEVEGAGYAPQGALLVEGVAVEPAALAARTPAASALAEAAALCNDASLHEKDGLWALAGDPTEGALLTLAMKAGLSPANLHVDRPRLDVIPFESEHRFMATLHACEGGCEVLVKGAPERVLAMCARQLESDGQERPLDQSHWHEQVEAQARAGRRVLALARRRLPAGQEAIEHADVASELTLLGLVGIIDPPRDEAIRAVAQCRAAGIRVVMITGDHGVTASAIARQLGMGDDIKAITGPELELMDEAAMRQAVAEARVFARASPEHKLRLVRALQANGEVVAMTGDGVNDAPALKQADVGVAMGMKGTEAAKQAGAIVLADDNFASIAHAVEEGRTVYDNLRKTVTFLLPINGGESLSLLLAVLLGIALPITPVQVLWVNMVSSVALAMVLAFEPTEADVMQRPPRRPDEPMLSRFVIWRIFFVSALFLAGIFGMYQWMLGQGATVEAARTVAVNTLVCMEVFYLFSVRYLKAPSFTVQGVKGTPRVLVAVFGVFALQLMFTYAPFMQSLFASEALPLATGVLVVLAGVAVLVILEIEKALLRRMGVGPG from the coding sequence ATGCCCGACCAGCAAACGCAGTCGAACCGCTGGCATGCTCGGCAGAGCGACGAGGTGCTGCTCGAACTGGAGTCCTCGAGCGCCGGCCTCAGCCATGAACAGGCCCAGCAGCGCCTGCTGCAATACGGTCCCAATCGGCTCGACGAGGCCAAGCCGGCGAGTGTCTGGCAGCGCCTGCTGCGCCACCTCAACAACCTGCTGCTTTACGTGCTGATGGCCGCGGCGTTGGTGACCGGACTGATGGGGCACCTGGTCGACACCTTCGTGATCCTGGCGGTGGTGGTGGTCAACGTGGTGATCGGCTTCGTTCAGGAGGGCAAGGCGGAAAAAGCGCTGCAGGCGATTCGGCATCTGCTGGCACCGCACGCGGTGGTGTTGCGCGATGGCCGCCAGCAGGACCTCGATGCCGCCGAGCTGGTGCCCGGGGATGTGGTGCTGCTGGCTTCCGGCGACAGCCTGCCGGCGGACGTGCGGCTGCTGCAGGCGCGCAATCTGCGTATCGACGAGGCGGCGTTGACCGGCGAATCGGTTCCGGTCGACAAGCAGGTCGAGGCCGTGGCCGACGATGCTTCCATCGGCGACCGGCTTTGCATGGGGTATGCCGGCACGCTGGTGACCCAAGGACAGGCGCGTGCGCTGGTGGTCGCCACGGGCGCGGCGACCGAGATCGGGCGTATCGGGACGATGCTGGAATCGGTCGAGCAGGGCACCACGCCGCTGCTGCGCAAGATGTCCGATTTCGGCCGGGCGCTGACAGCCGTGATCCTGGCCGCCGGCGTGCTGCTGTTCCTGTTCGGCACGCTGGTGCGGGGCATGGGCGCTGGCGAGATGTTCATGGCGGCGGTGGGGCTTTCGGTCGCGGCGATCCCCGAGGGTCTGCCGGCGATCATGACCATCACCCTGGCCATCGGCGTGCAGCGTATGGCCAGCCGCAACGCGGTGATCCGGCGCCTGCCTGCGGTGGAGACGCTGGGCTCGGTGACGGTGATCTGCTCGGACAAGACCGGCACCCTGACGCGCAACGAGATGACGGTGCAGGAAGTGATCTGCGCCGGGCAGGCGCTGGAGGTCGAAGGCGCCGGCTATGCACCGCAAGGTGCGCTGCTGGTCGAGGGCGTGGCAGTCGAACCGGCGGCGCTGGCAGCGCGCACGCCGGCAGCCAGCGCGCTTGCCGAAGCCGCGGCGCTGTGCAATGACGCCAGCCTGCACGAGAAGGATGGGCTGTGGGCCCTTGCCGGCGACCCCACCGAGGGCGCATTGCTGACCCTGGCGATGAAGGCAGGACTGTCGCCGGCCAACCTCCACGTCGACCGTCCGCGGCTGGACGTGATTCCTTTCGAATCCGAGCACCGTTTCATGGCCACCCTGCATGCCTGTGAAGGCGGCTGCGAGGTGCTGGTCAAGGGTGCGCCGGAACGGGTCCTGGCCATGTGCGCGCGGCAGCTCGAGAGCGACGGCCAGGAGCGGCCGCTGGATCAGTCGCACTGGCACGAACAGGTCGAGGCGCAGGCGCGGGCCGGTCGTCGCGTGCTGGCGCTGGCCCGGCGCAGGCTGCCGGCCGGCCAGGAGGCGATCGAGCATGCTGATGTCGCCAGCGAGCTGACCCTGCTTGGGCTGGTCGGCATCATCGATCCGCCGCGTGACGAAGCGATCCGTGCGGTGGCGCAGTGCCGTGCAGCGGGCATTCGCGTGGTGATGATCACCGGCGACCACGGCGTGACTGCCAGCGCCATCGCCAGGCAGCTGGGCATGGGGGATGACATCAAGGCGATCACCGGGCCGGAGCTGGAACTGATGGATGAGGCGGCCATGCGCCAGGCCGTCGCCGAGGCCCGGGTGTTCGCCCGTGCCAGCCCGGAACACAAGCTGCGCCTGGTGCGTGCGCTGCAGGCCAATGGCGAGGTGGTCGCCATGACCGGCGATGGCGTCAACGATGCGCCGGCGCTGAAGCAGGCCGACGTCGGCGTGGCCATGGGCATGAAGGGTACCGAGGCGGCCAAGCAGGCCGGCGCCATCGTGCTGGCGGACGACAACTTCGCCTCGATTGCCCATGCGGTGGAAGAGGGACGCACCGTCTACGACAACCTGCGCAAGACCGTGACCTTCCTGCTGCCGATCAACGGCGGCGAGTCGCTGTCGCTGCTGCTGGCGGTGCTGCTCGGCATCGCGCTGCCGATCACGCCGGTGCAGGTGCTGTGGGTCAATATGGTCAGCTCGGTGGCGCTGGCCATGGTGCTGGCGTTCGAGCCGACCGAGGCGGATGTGATGCAGCGTCCGCCGCGGCGACCGGACGAGCCGATGCTGTCGCGCTTCGTCATCTGGCGGATCTTCTTCGTTTCCGCGCTGTTTCTCGCCGGCATCTTCGGCATGTATCAATGGATGCTCGGCCAGGGCGCGACGGTGGAGGCGGCGCGCACCGTGGCGGTCAATACGCTGGTGTGCATGGAGGTGTTCTATCTGTTCAGCGTGCGTTATCTGAAGGCGCCTTCCTTTACCGTGCAGGGCGTCAAGGGCACGCCGCGGGTGCTGGTGGCGGTGTTCGGCGTGTTCGCCCTGCAGCTGATGTTCACCTATGCGCCGTTCATGCAGTCGCTGTTCGCGTCCGAAGCGTTGCCGCTGGCGACCGGTGTGCTGGTGGTGCTGGCCGGTGTGGCGGTGCTGGTGATCCTGGAGATCGAGAAGGCGTTGCTGCGTCGGATGGGCGTCGGCCCGGGATGA
- the mltF gene encoding membrane-bound lytic murein transglycosylase MltF, whose amino-acid sequence MFVQTVFRKRCAIWLLATGLFLMLSSCAEKPSELERIQEEGVLRVITRNSPSTYFQDRNGKAGFEYELAKRFASNLGVELQIETADNIEDIFSRLNRPGGPALAAAGLVASEGRQELARFTRSYLDVTTQVVYRSGQRRPTSPKDLIGKRILVLKGSSQAEKLATLQAEYPDLRYEESDAVEVVDLLRMVDEGQIDLTLVESNEMSMNQVYFTNIRAGFDVGEQNSLAWVVAKGEDDSLLQAANSFLEQAQQNGTLQRLRERYYGHVDVLGYVGAYAFAKHLQQRLPRYEKAFRETARKHGIDWRLLAAIGYQESHWQPEATSKTGVRGLMMLTLRTANAMGVTNRLDPVQSIQGGGKYLVKVHASLPESVQEPDRTWFALAAYNVGGGHLEDARKLAEAEGLDPNKWLDVKQMLPRLAQKQWYSKTRYGYARGGEPVHFVANIRRYYDILTWVTQPQMEGQQLAKSELHIPGVYTTDLMEELPPL is encoded by the coding sequence ATGTTTGTCCAAACCGTGTTCCGCAAGCGCTGCGCCATCTGGCTGTTGGCGACCGGACTCTTCCTGATGCTCAGCAGCTGCGCCGAAAAGCCCAGCGAGCTTGAGCGTATACAGGAGGAAGGCGTACTGCGCGTGATCACCCGCAACAGCCCCTCCACCTATTTCCAGGACCGCAATGGCAAAGCCGGCTTCGAGTACGAGCTGGCCAAACGCTTCGCCAGCAATCTTGGCGTCGAACTGCAGATCGAAACCGCCGACAACATCGAAGACATTTTCAGCCGTCTCAACCGGCCCGGCGGCCCGGCGCTCGCCGCCGCCGGCCTGGTCGCCAGCGAAGGCCGGCAGGAACTGGCGCGCTTCACCCGCTCCTATCTGGACGTCACCACCCAGGTCGTCTACCGCAGCGGCCAACGCCGCCCGACCAGCCCCAAGGACCTGATCGGCAAGCGCATCCTCGTGCTCAAAGGCAGCAGCCAGGCGGAGAAGCTGGCCACGCTGCAGGCCGAATATCCCGACCTGCGTTACGAGGAATCCGACGCCGTGGAAGTGGTCGACCTGCTGCGCATGGTCGACGAAGGGCAGATCGACCTGACCCTGGTGGAATCCAACGAGATGTCCATGAACCAGGTGTACTTCACCAATATCCGCGCCGGCTTCGATGTCGGCGAGCAGAACAGCCTGGCCTGGGTCGTGGCCAAGGGCGAGGACGACAGCCTGCTGCAGGCCGCCAACTCCTTCCTCGAACAGGCCCAGCAGAACGGCACGCTGCAGCGCCTGCGCGAACGCTACTACGGTCATGTCGACGTGCTCGGCTACGTCGGCGCCTACGCCTTCGCCAAGCATCTGCAGCAGCGCCTGCCGCGTTACGAGAAAGCCTTCCGCGAGACTGCCAGAAAACACGGCATCGACTGGCGCCTGCTGGCCGCGATCGGTTATCAGGAATCCCACTGGCAGCCCGAGGCCACTTCCAAGACCGGTGTGCGCGGGCTGATGATGCTGACCCTGCGCACCGCCAACGCCATGGGCGTGACCAACCGCCTGGACCCGGTGCAGAGCATCCAGGGCGGCGGCAAATACCTGGTCAAGGTGCACGCCAGCCTGCCCGAAAGCGTGCAGGAACCCGATCGCACCTGGTTCGCCCTCGCCGCTTACAACGTCGGCGGAGGGCACCTCGAAGACGCCCGCAAACTCGCCGAAGCCGAGGGGCTGGACCCCAACAAGTGGCTGGACGTGAAGCAGATGCTGCCGCGCCTGGCGCAGAAGCAGTGGTACAGCAAGACCCGCTACGGCTATGCCCGCGGCGGCGAGCCGGTGCACTTCGTGGCCAACATCCGCCGCTACTACGACATCCTCACCTGGGTGACCCAGCCACAGATGGAGGGCCAGCAGCTGGCCAAGAGCGAGCTGCATATCCCCGGCGTGTACACGACCGACCTGATGGAAGAACTGCCGCCACTCTGA
- a CDS encoding 2-oxoglutarate and iron-dependent oxygenase domain-containing protein, translated as MTQLPIIDISPLYNADEAGHLAVAEAIDRACREWGFFYIKGHPISAERIATLTDHAQRFFALPAEEKLKIDITKSRHHRGYGAVATEQLDPSQPCDLKETFDMGFHMPADHPDVLAEKPLRGPNRHPLQIEGWTELMEGHYRDMQDLACTLLRAIALALGIERDFFDKRFIEPISVFRMIHYPPRQTATSADQQGAGAHTDYGCVTLLYQDQAGGLQVQNVKGEWIDTPPIEGTYVVNIGDMMARWSNDRYKSTPHRVISPLGVDRYSMPFFAEPHPDTEIACLPGCYDEANPPKYPSTTCSRYMLSRFAETYAYRRQGEAEPV; from the coding sequence ATGACCCAACTTCCCATCATCGATATTTCCCCACTCTATAACGCCGACGAGGCCGGCCATCTGGCCGTCGCCGAGGCGATCGACCGCGCCTGCCGCGAGTGGGGTTTCTTCTATATCAAGGGTCACCCGATCAGCGCCGAGCGCATCGCCACCCTCACCGACCATGCCCAGCGCTTCTTTGCCCTGCCCGCCGAAGAAAAGCTGAAGATCGACATCACCAAGAGCCGCCACCACCGCGGCTACGGTGCCGTCGCCACCGAACAGCTTGACCCGAGCCAGCCGTGCGACCTCAAGGAAACCTTCGACATGGGTTTCCATATGCCGGCCGACCACCCGGACGTGCTGGCCGAAAAACCACTGCGCGGGCCCAACCGCCATCCGCTGCAGATCGAAGGTTGGACCGAGCTGATGGAGGGCCACTACCGCGACATGCAGGATCTTGCCTGCACCCTGCTGCGTGCCATCGCGCTCGCCCTGGGCATCGAGCGGGACTTCTTCGACAAGCGCTTTATCGAACCCATCAGCGTGTTCCGCATGATCCACTACCCGCCGCGGCAAACGGCCACCAGCGCCGATCAGCAGGGCGCCGGCGCACACACCGACTACGGCTGCGTGACCCTGCTCTATCAGGACCAGGCCGGCGGCCTGCAGGTGCAGAACGTCAAGGGCGAATGGATCGACACGCCGCCCATCGAAGGCACCTACGTGGTCAACATCGGCGACATGATGGCGCGCTGGAGCAATGACCGTTACAAGTCGACGCCGCATCGCGTGATCAGCCCGCTGGGTGTGGACCGCTACTCCATGCCGTTCTTCGCCGAGCCGCATCCGGACACCGAGATCGCCTGCCTGCCCGGTTGCTACGACGAAGCCAACCCGCCGAAATACCCCAGCACCACCTGCAGCCGGTACATGCTCTCGCGCTTCGCCGAGACCTACGCCTACCGACGGCAGGGCGAGGCCGAACCCGTCTGA
- a CDS encoding BMP family ABC transporter substrate-binding protein yields MQNNSRKTLLRALAAAIGFSAALTTAAASAADPLKVGFVYIGPIGDHGWTYQHEQGRKYMEEKLGDKVQTSFVENVPEGADAERVIRNMAKSDYDLIFTTSFGYMNPTLKVAKQFPKVIFEHATGYKQAKNVGTYLTRSYEGRYVGGFLAANMTKTKKVGYIASFPIPEVIRDINAIQLALDKYNPGTEIKVVWVNTWFDPGKEADAANALIDQGVDVIFQHTDSPAPIQAAERRGVYSVGYASDMQHFGPKAVLTSIVNDWGPHYTKSAEAVMAGNWKSDDFWGGLAQDSISLPISDLVPADVKTEAEAIITSIKSGEFHPFTGPIKDQAGEVRIAEGETASIKDLASMNYYVEGVKAELPK; encoded by the coding sequence ATGCAGAACAACTCACGGAAAACCCTGCTGCGCGCCCTTGCCGCAGCGATCGGCTTCAGCGCCGCACTGACGACCGCCGCGGCGTCGGCTGCCGATCCGCTGAAGGTCGGCTTCGTCTACATCGGCCCGATCGGCGACCACGGCTGGACCTACCAGCACGAGCAGGGTCGCAAGTACATGGAAGAGAAGCTGGGCGACAAGGTGCAGACCAGCTTCGTCGAGAACGTGCCGGAAGGCGCCGACGCCGAGCGGGTCATCCGCAACATGGCCAAGAGCGACTACGACCTGATCTTCACCACCTCCTTCGGCTACATGAACCCCACGCTGAAGGTCGCCAAGCAGTTCCCCAAGGTCATCTTCGAGCACGCCACCGGTTACAAGCAGGCGAAGAACGTCGGCACCTACCTGACCCGTTCCTATGAAGGTCGCTACGTCGGCGGCTTCCTCGCGGCGAACATGACCAAGACCAAGAAGGTCGGCTACATCGCCTCGTTCCCGATTCCGGAAGTGATCCGCGACATCAACGCCATCCAGCTGGCGCTGGACAAGTACAACCCCGGCACCGAGATCAAGGTGGTGTGGGTCAACACCTGGTTCGATCCGGGCAAGGAAGCCGATGCCGCCAACGCCCTGATCGACCAGGGCGTCGACGTGATCTTCCAGCACACCGACAGCCCGGCCCCCATCCAGGCCGCCGAGCGTCGTGGCGTCTACTCCGTCGGCTATGCCTCGGACATGCAGCACTTCGGGCCGAAGGCCGTGCTGACCTCCATCGTCAACGACTGGGGCCCGCACTACACCAAGTCCGCCGAAGCGGTGATGGCCGGCAACTGGAAATCCGACGACTTCTGGGGTGGTCTGGCCCAGGACAGCATCAGCCTGCCGATCAGCGATCTGGTGCCCGCTGACGTGAAGACCGAAGCCGAAGCGATCATCACCAGCATCAAGAGCGGCGAGTTTCATCCGTTCACCGGTCCGATCAAGGACCAGGCTGGCGAAGTGCGCATCGCCGAGGGCGAGACCGCCAGCATCAAGGACCTCGCCTCGATGAATTACTACGTCGAAGGCGTCAAGGCCGAGTTGCCCAAATAA